In Myxococcales bacterium, the following proteins share a genomic window:
- a CDS encoding glycosidase, giving the protein MSAFQLQRLGQLMQPEPGNPLEIEGVLNPAAARGSDGQLYLFPRLVARGNFSRIGIARIRFDEVGDPCGVERLGVALEPEADYELRADGSGGCEDPRITFVEPLRRYVMAYTALSPVGPRLALAESEDLIHWKRLGLAAFAPYRGIDFVHVDNKDASVFPVAVPNHAGKLQLGILHRPLFPGTRPEETVDRSASRGVDLNLESIWISYCPMALGDVEPHHFGPLNSHHRLATPVSPWEQLKIGGGTPPVLTRHGWLIVYHGVGETTEPANGGRQLCYSAGVMVLAKDHPREVLYRSAQPVLTPVTPQERHGTVANVVFPTGIDRRDDIGSPDRYDVYYGMADHRIGVARLDVPERLPP; this is encoded by the coding sequence ATGAGCGCCTTCCAGTTGCAGCGCCTGGGGCAGCTCATGCAGCCGGAGCCGGGCAATCCGCTGGAGATCGAAGGTGTCCTGAATCCGGCGGCCGCTCGCGGCTCCGACGGCCAGCTCTACCTCTTTCCCCGGCTCGTCGCCCGGGGAAATTTCTCGCGCATCGGCATCGCGCGGATTCGGTTCGATGAGGTCGGCGACCCGTGCGGAGTCGAACGGCTCGGCGTTGCGCTCGAGCCGGAAGCTGACTACGAGCTGCGCGCTGACGGCAGCGGGGGGTGCGAGGATCCGCGCATCACCTTTGTCGAGCCGCTTCGGCGCTACGTGATGGCGTACACGGCGCTTTCTCCCGTCGGTCCACGGCTCGCCCTGGCCGAATCGGAGGACCTGATCCACTGGAAACGCCTGGGCCTTGCTGCATTTGCTCCGTATCGCGGCATCGATTTCGTCCACGTGGACAACAAGGATGCCAGCGTCTTCCCCGTCGCGGTTCCGAATCACGCCGGGAAGCTGCAGCTGGGGATCCTGCATCGGCCACTTTTCCCCGGAACTCGTCCGGAGGAAACCGTCGACCGGAGTGCGTCACGGGGAGTGGATCTCAATCTCGAAAGCATCTGGATTTCCTATTGCCCGATGGCGCTCGGGGACGTCGAACCGCATCACTTTGGCCCGCTCAACTCACACCACCGCCTAGCGACACCGGTATCACCTTGGGAGCAGCTCAAAATCGGCGGCGGCACTCCGCCCGTCCTGACCCGGCATGGCTGGTTGATCGTCTACCACGGTGTGGGCGAGACGACGGAGCCGGCCAACGGCGGACGTCAGTTGTGTTACTCGGCCGGAGTGATGGTGCTCGCGAAGGATCACCCGCGGGAGGTCTTGTATCGCTCGGCGCAGCCAGTGTTGACACCAGTGACGCCGCAAGAACGCCACGGCACCGTCGCCAACGTCGTGTTCCCGACGGGCATCGATCGGCGCGACGACATCGGCTCACCGGACCGCTACGACGTCTACTATGGAATGGCGGACCATCGCATCGGCGTGGCGCGCCTCGACGTACCCGAGCGTCTCCCGCCCTGA
- a CDS encoding HAD-IIB family hydrolase, with protein MKKLVVFDLDGTLAESKSSLDHEMVALLSALLRITNVAVISGAAWPQFEAQVLSKLPQDQHLRSLSLLPTCGTKFFQYESSWKLLYAENFSADEKAKIIRSLQQVTDYLGFKAEEIWGEVIEDRGSQITFSALGQRAPLEAKKQWDPEFTKRKRMKAALAPLIPEFSVRLGGTTSVDVTQQGIDKAYGIRKLRDVLGVGIDEMLFIGDALFPGGNDYPVKEAGVVSIQVRDIEESKRVIEAITACLDGARTAETRSVERR; from the coding sequence ATGAAGAAGCTCGTTGTTTTCGACCTGGATGGCACCCTTGCCGAGAGCAAGTCGTCGCTCGATCACGAGATGGTCGCTCTCCTCAGCGCGCTTCTCAGGATCACCAACGTCGCGGTGATCTCCGGCGCGGCTTGGCCCCAATTCGAGGCGCAAGTGCTGTCGAAGCTGCCCCAGGATCAACACCTCCGGAGTCTGTCGCTCTTACCCACCTGCGGAACCAAGTTCTTCCAGTATGAATCCAGCTGGAAGTTGCTGTACGCCGAGAACTTCAGCGCTGACGAGAAGGCCAAGATCATCCGCTCCTTGCAGCAGGTGACCGACTACTTGGGCTTCAAGGCCGAGGAGATCTGGGGAGAGGTGATTGAAGACCGGGGAAGCCAGATCACGTTCTCTGCCCTCGGGCAAAGAGCCCCCCTCGAAGCCAAAAAGCAATGGGACCCGGAGTTCACCAAACGAAAAAGAATGAAGGCTGCCCTCGCTCCGCTGATCCCCGAATTTTCCGTGCGCCTGGGTGGCACGACCTCCGTTGACGTCACCCAGCAGGGCATCGACAAAGCCTACGGTATCCGCAAGCTCCGCGACGTACTTGGTGTTGGCATCGACGAGATGCTCTTCATCGGGGATGCCTTGTTCCCCGGCGGGAACGACTATCCGGTCAAAGAGGCCGGCGTTGTGTCGATCCAGGTCCGAGACATCGAAGAATCGAAGCGGGTGATCGAAGCGATCACTGCTTGTTTGGACGGCGCGCGAACTGCGGAGACGCGGTCGGTGGAGCGCCGATGA
- a CDS encoding phosphoketolase family protein: MSTVEQRSLERWENEGGRPFRPAVRTGRRNTLSPRVLYALDAYWRAANYLSVGQIYLRDNPLLKRPLAVADVKHMLLGHWGTTPGQNFIYVHLNRVIKKYDLDMIYVSGPGHGGPAVVANTYLEGTYSEIYPDISQDEAGLQKLFLQFSFPGGIPSHASPECPGSIHEGGELGYSLSHAFGAVFDNPNLVVACVIGDGEAETGPLATAWHSNKFLDPVTDGAVLPILHLNGYKIANPTVLARITREELEQLLRGYGWTPYFVAGHEPELMHEAMAATLDAALEQIRKIHEDARVHANRVRPRWPMIVLDSPKGWTGPKLVDGRQIEGTFRSHQVPISDPATHPEHLRLLEDWLRSYRPEELFDGEGRLKPELAELAPKGARRMGANPHANGGLLLCDLELPDFREYGVDVPSPGVRGIGDTHVLGRFLRDVTKRNMGQRNFRIFGPDETLSNGLEAVFDVTERQWDAATLPNDEFLAPTGRVVEMLSEHQCEGWLEGYLLTGRHGVFNCYEAFIHIVDSMFNQHAKWLKVTSHLPWRRKIASLNYLLASHVWRQAHNGFTHQDPGFIDHVMNKKAEIVRVYLPPDANCLLSVMDHCLRSRHYVNVVIAGKHPAPQWLAMDAAVEHCTAGIGIWPWACNDQHADPDVVMACCGDVPTLETLAAVSILRERLPELKIRVVNVVDLTKLQPQTEHPHGLSDADFDRLFTENKPVIFAFHAYPWLIHRLTYRRTNHENIHVRGYKEEGTITTAFDMTVLNDLDRFHLVMDVIDRVPETGAAGIELRRELADKLIEHKRYIDKNGQDMPEIRNWKWEAEP, from the coding sequence ATGTCGACAGTCGAGCAACGCTCCTTGGAGCGCTGGGAGAACGAAGGCGGGCGGCCCTTCCGACCGGCAGTCCGAACGGGGCGGCGCAACACGCTATCGCCCCGTGTCCTCTACGCGCTGGACGCGTACTGGCGCGCCGCCAACTACCTGTCGGTGGGCCAGATCTACCTTCGCGACAACCCGCTGCTGAAGCGGCCGCTGGCGGTCGCGGATGTGAAACACATGCTGCTCGGACACTGGGGCACGACCCCCGGACAGAATTTCATCTATGTGCACCTGAATCGGGTCATCAAGAAGTACGACCTCGACATGATCTACGTCTCCGGCCCCGGACATGGGGGGCCAGCCGTCGTGGCCAACACCTATCTCGAGGGCACCTACAGCGAGATCTATCCCGACATCAGCCAGGACGAGGCGGGTCTCCAAAAGCTGTTTCTTCAGTTCTCGTTTCCCGGAGGCATTCCGAGCCACGCGTCGCCGGAGTGCCCGGGCTCGATCCACGAGGGCGGCGAGCTCGGGTATTCGCTGAGCCATGCGTTCGGTGCGGTGTTCGACAATCCCAATCTCGTCGTCGCCTGTGTGATCGGCGACGGCGAGGCAGAGACCGGCCCCTTGGCCACCGCGTGGCACTCGAACAAGTTCCTCGATCCCGTGACCGACGGGGCGGTGTTGCCGATCCTGCATCTCAACGGCTACAAGATTGCCAACCCGACCGTGCTGGCGCGGATCACCCGCGAGGAATTGGAGCAGTTGCTCCGCGGCTACGGCTGGACACCGTACTTCGTGGCGGGTCACGAGCCGGAGTTGATGCATGAAGCCATGGCCGCCACACTCGACGCGGCGCTGGAGCAGATCAGGAAAATCCACGAGGACGCCCGCGTCCACGCCAACCGGGTGCGCCCGCGCTGGCCGATGATCGTGCTCGATTCACCCAAGGGTTGGACGGGGCCGAAGCTGGTGGATGGCAGGCAGATCGAGGGCACGTTCCGCTCGCATCAGGTGCCAATCTCCGATCCAGCGACCCATCCCGAGCACCTCCGGCTACTCGAAGACTGGCTCCGGAGCTACCGGCCGGAGGAGCTCTTTGACGGAGAAGGCCGCCTGAAACCGGAGCTCGCCGAGCTCGCGCCCAAGGGCGCGCGACGCATGGGCGCAAATCCCCACGCCAACGGCGGCCTCCTGCTCTGCGATCTCGAGCTGCCCGACTTCCGCGAGTACGGGGTCGACGTGCCCTCACCCGGCGTGCGCGGCATTGGCGACACCCACGTGCTCGGGCGATTCCTGCGCGACGTGACGAAGCGGAACATGGGCCAGCGCAACTTTCGAATCTTTGGTCCCGACGAGACGCTGTCGAACGGCCTGGAAGCCGTGTTCGACGTGACCGAACGCCAATGGGACGCCGCGACGCTGCCGAACGACGAATTTCTCGCGCCGACCGGGCGTGTGGTGGAGATGCTCAGCGAGCACCAGTGCGAGGGCTGGCTCGAGGGCTACCTGCTCACTGGACGGCATGGTGTCTTCAATTGCTACGAGGCGTTCATCCACATCGTGGATTCGATGTTCAACCAGCACGCGAAGTGGCTGAAGGTCACGTCGCATCTGCCGTGGCGACGGAAGATCGCTTCGCTGAACTATCTGCTCGCCTCGCACGTCTGGCGCCAAGCTCACAACGGCTTCACCCACCAAGATCCCGGATTCATCGACCACGTCATGAACAAGAAGGCGGAGATTGTTCGGGTCTACCTGCCGCCGGACGCAAATTGTTTGCTGAGTGTGATGGACCACTGCTTGCGGAGCCGCCACTACGTCAACGTCGTGATCGCCGGCAAACACCCGGCGCCGCAGTGGCTCGCGATGGACGCTGCCGTCGAGCACTGCACGGCGGGCATCGGCATCTGGCCGTGGGCCTGCAACGACCAGCACGCAGACCCCGACGTCGTGATGGCCTGCTGTGGCGACGTCCCCACGCTGGAGACACTCGCCGCCGTGTCCATCCTACGCGAGCGTCTACCCGAGCTGAAGATCCGCGTGGTCAACGTCGTCGACCTCACGAAGCTGCAACCACAGACCGAGCACCCGCACGGGCTCAGCGACGCGGATTTCGACCGACTCTTCACCGAGAACAAACCGGTCATCTTCGCCTTCCACGCCTACCCCTGGTTGATCCATCGGCTGACGTACCGCCGCACCAACCACGAGAACATCCACGTTCGTGGCTACAAAGAGGAGGGCACCATCACCACGGCCTTCGACATGACGGTGTTGAACGATCTGGATCGCTTCCACCTCGTAATGGACGTCATCGACCGCGTGCCCGAGACTGGCGCCGCGGGCATCGAACTCAGGCGGGAGCTCGCGGACAAACTCATCGAGCACAAGCGTTACATCGACAAAAACGGCCAGGACATGCCGGAGATCCGCAACTGGAAGTGGGAAGCGGAGCCGTGA
- a CDS encoding HPF/RaiA family ribosome-associated protein, with protein sequence MHIQINTDHNIEGRENLADHVRGVVEHALRRFTRQITRVEVHLSAQAGGKSGPDNGQDDKRCMMEVRIEGRQPTAVTHQAASVDAAINGAAEKLEKAIERVLERLHAHH encoded by the coding sequence GTGCATATCCAAATCAACACCGACCACAACATCGAAGGGCGAGAGAACCTTGCCGACCACGTCAGAGGGGTGGTGGAGCACGCGCTCAGGCGATTCACGCGTCAGATCACACGGGTGGAGGTTCACCTCAGCGCCCAGGCGGGCGGCAAGAGCGGGCCAGACAACGGGCAAGACGACAAACGCTGCATGATGGAGGTTCGCATCGAGGGCCGACAACCCACCGCGGTCACGCACCAAGCAGCGAGCGTGGACGCGGCCATCAATGGCGCAGCTGAAAAGCTGGAGAAGGCCATCGAGCGCGTGCTGGAGCGCCTGCACGCCCATCACTAG
- a CDS encoding universal stress protein has translation MSEILPTTVVVGIDYSNSSERALEMAWDLAAAAPAAELHIIHVVEKGLAAAADGSRVDEEEERLNAFALAHARRALADSPPVRRMVTHVWRGAPAKEIATLAAELDARIIVVGTHGRHGLSDLLLGSVAERLVRIAPCATLVVPPLERRQAAEALRIEPPCPQCVVARRQSEGREFWCQRHAAYQGRRHTAHVPDVKQTHTANSLLISSWGFGAAAQR, from the coding sequence ATGTCCGAAATTCTTCCAACGACCGTCGTGGTCGGGATCGACTACTCCAACTCGTCAGAGCGCGCGCTCGAGATGGCCTGGGATCTGGCTGCGGCGGCACCCGCGGCCGAGCTACACATCATTCACGTCGTCGAAAAAGGGCTGGCCGCCGCTGCCGACGGCTCTCGGGTCGACGAAGAAGAAGAGCGCCTGAACGCCTTCGCGCTCGCCCATGCCCGCCGAGCCCTCGCCGATTCGCCGCCGGTTCGCCGGATGGTGACCCACGTGTGGCGTGGGGCGCCCGCCAAGGAAATCGCCACACTGGCGGCGGAGCTAGACGCTCGTATCATCGTGGTGGGCACGCATGGACGCCACGGCCTGTCGGATTTGTTGCTCGGCTCCGTTGCCGAGCGGCTGGTGCGAATCGCGCCGTGCGCAACCCTGGTAGTTCCGCCGCTGGAACGCCGGCAAGCGGCCGAAGCGCTGCGCATCGAGCCACCTTGCCCACAGTGCGTGGTAGCGCGGCGACAGAGCGAGGGCCGCGAGTTTTGGTGTCAGCGGCACGCGGCGTACCAGGGACGGCGCCACACAGCGCACGTGCCAGATGTCAAACAGACGCACACAGCGAATAGTCTGCTGATCTCCAGTTGGGGGTTCGGGGCTGCCGCTCAGCGCTGA
- a CDS encoding SHOCT domain-containing protein produces MWNGNGHMGWMPFGWMLGVVLVVAIVWVLLRSKRGPPNGRDSPRDILQRRFAKGEIDGETYKRTLADLED; encoded by the coding sequence ATGTGGAATGGAAACGGGCACATGGGCTGGATGCCGTTCGGGTGGATGCTCGGCGTGGTGTTGGTGGTGGCGATCGTTTGGGTGTTGCTCCGATCGAAACGCGGCCCGCCGAACGGGCGCGACTCGCCGCGGGATATTCTCCAGCGCCGGTTCGCGAAGGGCGAGATAGACGGGGAAACCTACAAGCGGACGCTGGCTGACCTGGAGGACTAG
- a CDS encoding OmpA family protein has translation MPTHSFSTTISIALAASLLAGCGGQAAGPPIAPTGSQESSNANAHAAPAKPTADTTGTISISEEIRKACGIAEKDAHFAFDSSLIDANAGAVLGQVAQCLNTGPLAGRQLNLVGRADPRGESEYNMVLGGARASAVSSELEARGLPAGKITSSSRGEMDASGKDEAGWAEDRRVDVRLGSR, from the coding sequence ATGCCCACGCATTCTTTTTCGACAACGATCAGCATTGCCCTGGCGGCTTCACTTCTGGCGGGGTGTGGCGGTCAGGCAGCGGGCCCCCCAATCGCCCCAACCGGTAGCCAGGAGTCAAGCAACGCCAACGCCCACGCTGCGCCCGCGAAACCGACGGCGGACACCACCGGAACCATTTCCATCTCCGAAGAGATCCGAAAAGCCTGCGGCATCGCAGAAAAGGACGCTCACTTCGCCTTCGACTCTTCTCTAATCGACGCCAACGCGGGCGCTGTGCTGGGCCAAGTAGCCCAATGCCTGAATACGGGGCCACTAGCGGGTCGGCAATTGAACCTGGTGGGTCGAGCAGATCCGCGCGGCGAGAGCGAATACAACATGGTCTTGGGCGGTGCTCGGGCTTCGGCCGTCTCGAGCGAGCTCGAGGCGCGTGGACTCCCGGCCGGTAAGATCACATCGTCGTCGCGCGGCGAAATGGACGCGTCCGGCAAAGACGAAGCAGGCTGGGCGGAAGACCGACGGGTGGACGTCCGCTTGGGCTCACGCTGA
- a CDS encoding serine/threonine protein kinase, whose translation MPKGSGVSLADAGPDRAQPHQILSDKYELLRVMSSGGMGSIWAAHHLSLDNQVAIKLLRDETTSDELRQRLIREAQLAARIEHPNIVRVLDLGFTDWKAPYLVMELLDGRDLGAELEEFGRLSPVRAVQLLLPVLEGLASAHDRNIAHRDLKPENIFLDRSEGGDYVVPKIVDFGIARCLTELGLRRITNVGSVFGTVHYLSPEQALGKDDVDHRADIWGVCAVLYECITGLPPFGDREPALALRAIILEDVPPPSQLGVDTKGLEPLLMRGLHRDRELRWPGARSLGQALGAWLIQQGVHEDASAHGVRSRWFGSISDTESSPPPGMSADLRARRAEAVTLVDEAAPARRGRHTKWIALVCVVLFSVVSGAAYGGARRSVPELRRAGDHRNVRIDEAAQAGSDPAADAVRVEKAEASAAPSSRAVRSAPANGVSKTQRFDPVLGF comes from the coding sequence ATGCCGAAAGGGAGCGGGGTGTCACTGGCTGATGCGGGCCCCGATCGAGCACAGCCTCATCAGATCCTCTCCGACAAATACGAGCTCTTGCGCGTGATGAGCTCGGGCGGAATGGGGTCGATCTGGGCTGCTCACCATCTCAGTCTGGACAACCAGGTCGCGATCAAGCTCCTGCGCGACGAGACGACGTCGGACGAGCTGCGCCAGCGGCTGATCCGGGAGGCGCAGCTCGCCGCTCGCATCGAGCACCCCAACATCGTGCGCGTCCTCGACCTCGGCTTCACGGACTGGAAAGCACCGTACCTCGTGATGGAGCTGCTCGACGGTCGCGATCTGGGCGCGGAGTTGGAGGAATTCGGGCGGCTGTCCCCGGTACGCGCGGTGCAACTCCTGCTGCCCGTGCTCGAGGGTCTCGCGTCGGCCCACGACCGCAACATCGCGCATCGCGACCTGAAACCAGAAAACATCTTCCTCGATCGCTCCGAGGGGGGCGACTACGTGGTCCCCAAGATCGTCGACTTCGGCATCGCGCGATGCCTGACGGAACTCGGACTGCGCCGTATCACCAACGTAGGCAGTGTATTCGGGACCGTGCACTACCTGTCTCCGGAACAAGCGCTTGGAAAGGACGATGTCGACCATCGGGCGGACATCTGGGGCGTGTGTGCGGTGCTGTACGAGTGCATCACGGGATTACCACCCTTCGGCGACCGAGAGCCGGCGCTCGCGCTCAGGGCAATCATTCTGGAGGACGTGCCGCCACCCTCCCAGCTGGGCGTCGACACCAAAGGATTGGAACCGCTGCTCATGCGCGGGCTCCATCGCGATCGAGAGCTGCGTTGGCCCGGCGCGCGAAGCTTGGGACAGGCCCTCGGCGCGTGGCTGATCCAGCAGGGCGTGCACGAAGACGCCTCGGCTCACGGGGTTCGCTCGCGCTGGTTCGGCAGCATTTCGGACACGGAATCATCGCCGCCCCCAGGCATGAGCGCAGATCTGCGAGCGCGCCGAGCCGAGGCCGTGACCCTGGTGGACGAGGCCGCGCCAGCCCGTCGTGGTCGCCACACGAAGTGGATCGCGCTCGTTTGCGTCGTGTTGTTCTCGGTCGTGAGTGGGGCCGCGTATGGGGGGGCCCGCCGGTCGGTGCCCGAGCTCCGGCGCGCGGGCGACCACCGAAACGTGCGCATCGACGAAGCCGCCCAAGCGGGTTCGGACCCGGCGGCGGACGCTGTTCGGGTCGAGAAGGCCGAGGCATCTGCCGCCCCCTCTTCACGCGCGGTTCGGTCGGCGCCTGCGAACGGCGTTTCGAAGACGCAGCGCTTCGATCCGGTGTTGGGGTTCTGA
- a CDS encoding DUF3494 domain-containing protein, producing the protein MDAGDGSTTLPGIPVKLGAAGKFVILAKAAVSTIPTSAITGNLGVSPAAATYFTGFSLTADPSNVFSTSLQVTGKVFAADYTPPTPSNLTTAIGDMELAYTDAAGRAPGVTELGAGNVGGMTLTPGVYKWGTGLLIPTNVTLSGNATDVWIFQIAQDLTVSNAAKVVLSGGALSKNVFWQVAGFADFGTTSHFEGIVLTQTAITLRTGASINGRLLAQTAVDLDSSTVVEPTQ; encoded by the coding sequence ATGGATGCTGGGGATGGCTCCACGACTCTCCCCGGCATCCCGGTGAAGCTTGGAGCGGCCGGCAAGTTCGTGATCCTCGCCAAAGCAGCGGTCTCCACGATACCGACCTCCGCCATCACGGGGAACCTCGGGGTGAGCCCCGCGGCAGCCACGTACTTCACTGGCTTCTCGTTGACCGCCGATCCCAGCAATGTGTTCTCGACCTCGTTGCAGGTGACCGGGAAGGTATTCGCAGCCGACTACACACCACCCACCCCATCCAACCTGACCACGGCGATCGGTGACATGGAGCTCGCGTACACCGATGCCGCAGGACGCGCGCCGGGCGTCACCGAGCTCGGCGCCGGCAACGTCGGCGGAATGACTCTCACGCCAGGCGTTTACAAGTGGGGCACCGGCCTCTTGATCCCGACGAACGTCACGCTCAGCGGTAACGCGACGGACGTCTGGATTTTTCAGATCGCGCAGGACCTCACCGTGAGCAACGCCGCGAAAGTCGTCCTTTCGGGCGGGGCGCTCTCGAAGAACGTCTTCTGGCAGGTGGCAGGTTTCGCGGACTTCGGGACGACGTCTCACTTCGAGGGCATCGTGCTGACTCAAACTGCGATCACGTTGCGGACGGGCGCGTCGATCAACGGCAGGCTGCTGGCTCAGACGGCGGTCGACCTCGACAGCAGCACCGTGGTCGAGCCGACCCAATAG
- a CDS encoding serine/threonine-protein phosphatase codes for MINVKLTVFGKTDLGRVRTTNEDAFVVADLATTERVHSMERSAGLDAGERGILIAVSDGMGGAQAGEVASTVALHSVRVGMNEGSPAGASAALKTSVERANRSVWDLAHASGREGMGATLTALLVHDRYAYIAEIGDSRAYLLRNDRLLQLTRDQSYVQELVERGVLTPEQAGESDYKNIILQAVGLRPEVQVAMSRVELRRGDRFLVCSDGLSNKVPDSDLHDIMKGASVEAVCKELVDTANGRGGEDNITAVVLEVGGEQAPVALNGERVSLSSIVATPA; via the coding sequence ATGATCAACGTGAAGCTGACGGTATTTGGAAAGACTGACCTCGGTCGTGTGCGTACGACCAACGAGGATGCCTTCGTCGTGGCCGATCTGGCGACGACCGAGCGCGTCCACTCGATGGAGCGCAGCGCCGGGCTGGATGCCGGTGAGCGTGGGATCTTGATCGCGGTTTCGGACGGAATGGGCGGCGCGCAGGCGGGGGAGGTCGCGAGCACGGTCGCACTTCACTCGGTCCGCGTCGGCATGAACGAGGGCTCCCCCGCGGGAGCGAGCGCGGCGCTGAAGACCAGCGTGGAGCGCGCAAACAGGAGCGTGTGGGATCTTGCGCACGCGTCCGGCAGAGAAGGCATGGGGGCGACTCTCACGGCCCTCCTGGTTCACGACCGTTACGCTTACATCGCGGAAATCGGGGACTCCCGAGCGTACTTGCTTCGCAACGACCGCCTCTTGCAGCTGACGCGGGATCAAAGTTACGTGCAAGAGCTCGTCGAGCGCGGCGTGCTCACGCCGGAGCAGGCGGGGGAGAGCGACTACAAGAACATCATCCTCCAAGCCGTCGGGCTCCGACCCGAGGTGCAGGTAGCGATGAGCCGAGTCGAGCTACGCCGAGGCGACCGCTTCTTGGTCTGCTCCGACGGCCTTTCGAACAAGGTACCGGACTCGGACCTGCACGACATCATGAAGGGGGCGTCGGTAGAGGCCGTGTGCAAGGAGCTCGTCGACACGGCGAATGGGCGCGGTGGCGAGGACAACATCACGGCCGTCGTGCTCGAAGTCGGCGGCGAACAGGCGCCCGTCGCGCTGAACGGTGAGCGAGTCTCGCTCTCATCCATCGTGGCCACGCCCGCCTGA